A stretch of DNA from Mesorhizobium onobrychidis:
ATGGTCCGCCTCGTGCTCGAGGAAAAAGGCATCGACTACGAACTTGTGCCGGTCGACATCTTTGCTGCGGACGGCGTACCGGGCTGGTATTTCGACCATCAGCCGTTCGGCCGCATCCCCGCCTTCGAGCATGACGCATTCCGCCTCTATGAGACCAGCGCGATCGCCCGCTATGTCGACGAAGCGTTCGACGGCCCGGCGTTGCAACCGATCGAAGCCCGACCTCGCGCGCGTATGAACCAGATCATCGGCATGCTCGACGCCTATGCCTATCGGGCAATGGTCTGGGATGTCGCCGTCGAGCGGCTGGAGAAAGAAGCGCCCGACGAAACGCTGATTGCCGACGGGCTTCGGCGGGCGAGCACGGCGCTGCGGGCGCTTTCTTCGCTGAAAGCTCCCGGGCCATGGTTGATGGGAAACCAGCTTACGCTGGCCGACCTACATGCAGCACCGATCATCGGCTATTTCGTCAAGGTCACTGAGGGGCAAAACCTGCTGGCCGAGTTTGCAGACATTCACGATTGGTGGACGCGCATCGCAGGGCGTGCGAGCGTTGCCAACAATCTGACCTAACACCGGGGGCGCTCCATGGTTGAACACTCTCACCAGGACGCGCTAACGGTGGCCAGAATAGTCAGGGTCAACCACGCCGGCGAGTTCGGCGCGATCAGAATCTATTCGGCGCAGATTCTTGTCTCGAAGCGTTTCTGGCCGCGTTGCGTGCCGTCTTTGTCAGAGATGCTTGGGCATGAGCGCAGTCATTGCGCTGCTTTCCTAGCAGCGATGCCGTCGCGACATTCGCGACCGTGCCGCGTGATGCAATTCTGGAGCTGGGGCGGCTGGCTACTGGGTTTCCTCACTGCCCTGCTCGGCCCGCAAGGCATCTGGGCCTGCACCGCAGCGGTCGAAGCGGCGGTGCACCGCCATCTCGACGATCAGCTATTCTTTCTTGCCGGACGCGATCGCGAGTTGCACGGCATCATCCTGTCCATCCGCGAAGAAGAGCTTGCCCATCTCCGTCACGCCGAAGTGCAGCTGAGATCGCCCGGACCGTTGCTGAACCTCCTGCGCGCAGCGATCTCCGTCACCACCGACTGCCTGATCTGGTTGTCCCCCTGGGGCGACTCCACGCGAATGACGCGCGCCCTGAAGGCAGCAAAGCATGCCTGACGGGCGCTATGCGGCTTCCAGCGCCGCTTTCACCGCAGCGATCGCATTCTCGGCTTTCGAGGCATCTGGGCCGCCGGCCTGAGCCATGTCAGGCCGACCGCCGCCGCCCTGCCCGCCCAATGCGGCGGACGCCACGCGGACCAGATCGACGGCGCTGAAGCGGCTGATCAGGTCGTCGGTGACGCCGACCACGACGCTGGCCTTGTTGTCCTCGCCGGCGCCAACGAAGACGACGACGCCGGAGCCGAGCGACTTCTTGCCGGCATCGGCCAACGGCTTCAAATCCTTTGGCGAAACGCCCGACACCGCCTTGCCGAGAAAACCGACACCGGCAATGGTCTCGTTTTCCGCAGGCACACCGGCGGGCGAGCGGTCGCCCAGCGCCAGCTTCTTGCGCGCCTCGGTCAATTCCTTCTCAAGCTTCTTGCGCTCGTCGAGCAGCGCCTCGACGCGGCCCGGCACGTCGGCCGGCGAAATCTTCAGCGTGGCAGCGACCGCCTTCAGCCGTTTGTCCTGTTCGTCGAGATGCTTTCTGGCCGCCTCTCCGGTCAGCGCCTCGATGCGGCGCACGCCGGCAGCGACAGCGCCTTCCGACACCAGCCGGACCAGGCCGATATCGCCGGTGGCGCCGACATGGGTGCCGCCGCACAGCTCGACAGAATAAGGCTTGCCGGCCTTGTCGCCGGCAACCCCTGTGCCCATCGACACGACGCGGACCTCGTCGCCGTATTTTTCGCCGAACAGCGCCATGGCGCCCTCGGCGATCGCGTCGTCGACGCTCATCAGCCGCGTCGTCACCGGACTGTTCTGCACGACGATCTCGTTGGCCATCGCCTCGACGCGTTCCAACTCCTCGGCCGAAATCGGTTTCGATTGGGAAAAGTCGAAGCGCAGCCGTTCCGGCGCAACCAGCGAGCCCTTTTGCGCGACATGAGTGCCGAGCACCTCACGCAGCGCCTCATGGACAAGATGGGTCGCCGAATGGTTGGAGCGCAGCCGCGTGCGCCTGATATGGTCGACCTTGAGTTCGACCGCGGCACCGGTCTTGACGATGCCCTTGGTGACCTTGCCGAAATGCACGAACAGGCCGTCGCCCTTTTTCTGGGTGTCGGTGACCTCGATCGCAAACCCCTCGCCTGACATGACGCCGGTGTCGCCCACCTGGCCGCCGGACTCGCCATAGAACGGCGTCTGGTTGACGACGACGCCGACGCTCTCGCCGGCTGCGGCGCTGTCCACCGCGATGCCGTCCTTGACCAGTGCCTGAACGATGCCTTCCGCCTGTTCAGTGTCGTAGCCCAGAAACTCGGTCGCGCCTGACTTCTCACGCACCGCGAACCAGACGGTCTCGGTGGCCGCGTCGCCGGAGCCGGCCCAGCTCTTCCGCGCCTCGGCCTTCTGCCGCTCCATCGCCGCATTGAAGCCGTCGAGGTCGACCGAAACGCCGCGCGGACGCAGGGCATCCTGGGTGAGGTCGAGCGGGAAGCCATAGGTGTCATAGAGCTTGAACGCCGTCTCACCGTCGAGCCGGTCGCCGCTGCCGAGCGTCTCGGTTGCGTCGGCAAGCAGGCCGAGGCCGCGCGCCAGCGTTTTGCGGAAGCGGGTTTCCTCGAGCTTCAGCGTCTCTGATATCAGCGGCTGGCCGCGCACCAGTTCGGGATAGGCCTGACCCATCTCACGCACCAGCGCCGGCACCAGCCGCCACATCAACGGATCACCGGCGCCCAAAAGCTGTGCATGGCGCATGGCGCGGCGCATGATGCGGCGCAGCACGTAGCCGCGGCCTTCGTTCGACGGCAGCACGCCGTCAGCGATGAGGAAGCTCGATGCGCGCAGGTGATCGGCAATGACGCGGTGGCTCGCCCGATTCTTGCCTTCCGCCTTCACGCCGGTCGCCTCTTCCGAGGCGCGGATCAGCGCCTTGAACAGGTCGATGTCGTAATTGTCGTGCTCGCCCTGCAGGACGGCGGCGATGCGCTCCAGGCCCATGCCGGTATCGATCGACGGTCGCGGCAGTTCGATCCGCTCCGCCTTCGTCACCTGCTCGAACTGCATGAAGACGAGGTTCCAGATCTCGATGAAACGGTCGCCGTCCTCATCCGGGCTGCCGGGCGGGCCGCCCGGAATGTCGGCGCCATGGTCGTAGAAGATTTCCGAGCACGGGCCGCAGGGACCGGTATCGCCCATCGCCCAGAAATTGTCGCTGGTGGCGATGCGGATGATCCTGTCCTCCGGCAGCCCGGCGATCTTCTTCCAGAAGTCTGCGGCCGCGTCGTCGGTATGGTAGACGGTCACCAGAAGCCTGTCCTTGGCGATGCCGAACTCGCGGGTGATCAGGTTCCAGGCGAGCTCGATGGCGCGCTCCTTGAAATAATCGCCGAAGGAGAAATTGCCGAGCATCTCGAAAAAGGTGTGGTGACGGGCAGTGTAGCCGACATTGTCGAGGTCGTTGTGCTTGCCGCCGGCGCGCACGCATTTCTGCGAGGTCGTGGCGCGCGAATAGGGACGGGTTTCAAACCCGGTGAAGACGTTCTTGAACTGCACCATGCCGGCGTTGGTGAACATCAGCGTCGGGTCGTTGCGCGGCACCAGCGGGCTCGACGCCACGACCTCGTGACCCTCTTTGCGGAAATAGTCGAGAAATGCCGACCTGATCTCGTTGACGCCACTCATTAATACTGCCTTTTCGAGAGAACCGCCGATTGCCGGCGGAAAACAGACATGGCCTTTTAGCGGTCGCACCGCACCCTGTCCAGAAACACGGAATTGCTCCAAATCGTAGCCTTGGCCGGCTGTTCGGAATGGCCAGAGCCACCGCCAAAAACGCAAACCGCCGGCCCAAGGCCGGCGGCATGAACACATCGATACACCAACTCAATTCGGGATACGTGAACTCAAACGGATATTCTGGCTGGCACAGCCTGCATCCTACATCGCGCCCGCTTCGTCCTCGAAACCGTCGTCTCCGCCTTCGGAACCACCATTCTCGAGGAATTTCTCGGCGATAAGTCCGGCATTCTGCCTCAGCGCCAGCTCGATTTCGCGCGCCGTGTCGGGATTGTCGCGCAGGAACAGTTTTGCATTCTCGCGGCCCTGGCCGAGACGCTGCGAATTGTAGGAGAACCAGGCGCCCGACTTCTCGACCACGCCGGCCTTGACGCCGAGGTCGACCAGCTCGCCGGTCTTGGACACGCCCTCGCCATACATGATGTCGAATTCGACCACCTTGAAGGGCGGCGCCAGCTTGTTCTTGACCACCTTGACGCGGGTCTGGTTGCCGACAACCTCGTCGCGGTCCTTGACCGAGCCGATGCGGCGAATGTCGAGGCGCACCGAAGCGTAGAATTTCAGCGCGTTGCCGCCAGTCGTGGTCTCGGGCGAACCGAACATGACACCGATCTTCATGCGGATCTGGTTGATGAAGATGACCATGGTGTTGGAGCGCGAAATCGAGGCGGTCAGCTTGCGCAGCGCCTGGCTCATCAGGCGGGCCTGCAGGCCCGGCAGCGAATCGCCCATTTCGCCCTCGATTTCGGCGCGCGGCGTCAGCGCCGCGACCGAATCGACCACCAGCACGTCGATGGCGCCGGAACGCACCAGCGTGTCGCAAATCTCCAGCGCTTGCTCGCCAGTGTCGGGCTGCGAAATCAGCAGGTTTTCGAGATCGACGCCGAGCTTGCGGGCATAGACCGGATCGAGCGCGTGCTCAGCATCCACGAAGGCGCAGATGCCGCCCTTCTTCTGGGCCTCGGCCACCGTGTGCAGCGCCAGCGTCGTCTTGCCCGAGCTTTCCGGCCCGTAGATCTCGACGATGCGGCCGCGCGGCAGGCCGCCGACGCCAAGCGCGATGTCGAGGCCAAGCGAACCGGTCGGCACCGTTTCGATCTCGACGACCTGCTCGTTTGCGCCGAGCCGCATGATCGAGCCCTTGCCGAAGGCACGCTCGATTTGCGACAGCGCCGCGTCCAGAGCCTTTGATTTATCCACTGCTTTGTCCTCTACAAGCCGCAAAGAATTCTGAGCCATGATACATCACCCCTTGGTCGTCAATGAAGGCCGGACAATCCGTAATCCTTATCAATTTGTACCGTTTTTGTTCTCGTCTGGCAAGGGGAGACAAACGATTGAAAAACAAACAATATCCGGATTTGTTCTTTTTTTGTTTCGTGTTTTCACCCCAGGATGTATCCCGCTTCACCCGCAGGATTCTGCTGGGCATCTTGCGAATCGCGCCTCCGGTTGCCGGGTTCCGCCTGACAACCTAGTCTCACCCGGCAACAGCAAAGGTCATCTCGCCGGCATGATGAAGTCGCCGACAATCCTGGCCGTGGGCGGCGCCTATATAGATCGGCGCGGCCAGGTTTCGGGCGCCTTCGTGCCGGCGGCGTCAAATCCCGGCACCATGCGCGAGGCTGTCGGCGGTGCCGTCTTCAATGCGCTGCGCAGCGCCGTGCGCCGCGGCGTCTCCGGTTCGCTGCTTTCGGTGCGCGGGGGTGATGTTCTGGCCGATACGGTCTCGCGCGCCATCACTGCGGCCGGCATTGCCGATCTGTCCGTGGTGTTCCTCGATC
This window harbors:
- a CDS encoding glutathione S-transferase family protein, with the translated sequence MSKPVVYGADNSVYVRMVRLVLEEKGIDYELVPVDIFAADGVPGWYFDHQPFGRIPAFEHDAFRLYETSAIARYVDEAFDGPALQPIEARPRARMNQIIGMLDAYAYRAMVWDVAVERLEKEAPDETLIADGLRRASTALRALSSLKAPGPWLMGNQLTLADLHAAPIIGYFVKVTEGQNLLAEFADIHDWWTRIAGRASVANNLT
- a CDS encoding demethoxyubiquinone hydroxylase family protein translates to MVEHSHQDALTVARIVRVNHAGEFGAIRIYSAQILVSKRFWPRCVPSLSEMLGHERSHCAAFLAAMPSRHSRPCRVMQFWSWGGWLLGFLTALLGPQGIWACTAAVEAAVHRHLDDQLFFLAGRDRELHGIILSIREEELAHLRHAEVQLRSPGPLLNLLRAAISVTTDCLIWLSPWGDSTRMTRALKAAKHA
- the alaS gene encoding alanine--tRNA ligase, which gives rise to MSGVNEIRSAFLDYFRKEGHEVVASSPLVPRNDPTLMFTNAGMVQFKNVFTGFETRPYSRATTSQKCVRAGGKHNDLDNVGYTARHHTFFEMLGNFSFGDYFKERAIELAWNLITREFGIAKDRLLVTVYHTDDAAADFWKKIAGLPEDRIIRIATSDNFWAMGDTGPCGPCSEIFYDHGADIPGGPPGSPDEDGDRFIEIWNLVFMQFEQVTKAERIELPRPSIDTGMGLERIAAVLQGEHDNYDIDLFKALIRASEEATGVKAEGKNRASHRVIADHLRASSFLIADGVLPSNEGRGYVLRRIMRRAMRHAQLLGAGDPLMWRLVPALVREMGQAYPELVRGQPLISETLKLEETRFRKTLARGLGLLADATETLGSGDRLDGETAFKLYDTYGFPLDLTQDALRPRGVSVDLDGFNAAMERQKAEARKSWAGSGDAATETVWFAVREKSGATEFLGYDTEQAEGIVQALVKDGIAVDSAAAGESVGVVVNQTPFYGESGGQVGDTGVMSGEGFAIEVTDTQKKGDGLFVHFGKVTKGIVKTGAAVELKVDHIRRTRLRSNHSATHLVHEALREVLGTHVAQKGSLVAPERLRFDFSQSKPISAEELERVEAMANEIVVQNSPVTTRLMSVDDAIAEGAMALFGEKYGDEVRVVSMGTGVAGDKAGKPYSVELCGGTHVGATGDIGLVRLVSEGAVAAGVRRIEALTGEAARKHLDEQDKRLKAVAATLKISPADVPGRVEALLDERKKLEKELTEARKKLALGDRSPAGVPAENETIAGVGFLGKAVSGVSPKDLKPLADAGKKSLGSGVVVFVGAGEDNKASVVVGVTDDLISRFSAVDLVRVASAALGGQGGGGRPDMAQAGGPDASKAENAIAAVKAALEAA
- the recA gene encoding recombinase RecA gives rise to the protein MAQNSLRLVEDKAVDKSKALDAALSQIERAFGKGSIMRLGANEQVVEIETVPTGSLGLDIALGVGGLPRGRIVEIYGPESSGKTTLALHTVAEAQKKGGICAFVDAEHALDPVYARKLGVDLENLLISQPDTGEQALEICDTLVRSGAIDVLVVDSVAALTPRAEIEGEMGDSLPGLQARLMSQALRKLTASISRSNTMVIFINQIRMKIGVMFGSPETTTGGNALKFYASVRLDIRRIGSVKDRDEVVGNQTRVKVVKNKLAPPFKVVEFDIMYGEGVSKTGELVDLGVKAGVVEKSGAWFSYNSQRLGQGRENAKLFLRDNPDTAREIELALRQNAGLIAEKFLENGGSEGGDDGFEDEAGAM